The genomic interval CACATCACCGGCAAATACATGTAACCTGGATCTGGGCGTTCCACCATTACTCATTCCAATACCTACAAAGTTATTTATTTTGGTGGCAACCAATGAGTGGGTAAACGTATTCTGATTAAAAATGGAAAAGTTTCCGACCCCACCAGCCGTATTTGTTGTACCGCCAACAATAAGTGTAAATTGGGTGTTGGAAGGATTATTTTTTAATCCAATTGAAGCATGCCAATTATCCTCAGACTCAAAAAAAGCGATACTTCCACCAGGTCCAACATTCGAGGGTTGCTGACGAATATGTAATGGGTATTGTATATGCGCATCCAACCCAATTCCAATCTTTCCAACGGAGGAATGGATGCCATTGGCATCCGGGATCCAATAGGAGGCAGCGGTATTTGTAATGGTATTGCCTGAAATACTGATACCTGTTCCACCAACCAAATTATGCGAAACCGTATTTCCCGATATATTAATCCCTGTTCCCCCAACCAGGTTATGTGCTATTGTATTTCCTGTAATATTGATCCCGGTTCCCGCCAGGTAATTGGCATTGATGATATTTCCGTTGCTGATCGAAATTGCATTTCCCGCTACCAGATTGGTGCGATGAGCGTATAGTGCATAAGGTACACTCAATAATTGGGTGGTGCCTTGTACCTGATAAGTATTGGTGCCATCGGCTGAGATCTCTACCTGCAAAAATTTATTGCCACTGCCCCAGTTGATCGTATTAAATGTACCACTCACAACTGTTCCTGTTCCGATGGACAGGGTAAACAAGCCAAAATTATTGGTGGTGGTGGCATGTGTCTCCTGGTAAATAAGCGTGCCGTTCACAGATCCATCGAGAATCGAGAACCGGACATTTACATTCTGGGTCGGTATGATTAACCCCGTAGCTGTTCTCGCCACGGCCTGATAGTTGAGCGCCTGTGGCACTTGTTGAGCGAGCAAGTTGGTCACGGTTAGGATGATAACCAAAAGAGATAAGATTTTCTTTGTCATGGTATTATTTTTATAAGAGATGATGGTTTGGTTTAATGCTTTTTGATGATCTTCAAGGTCTTGTATTCTCCGCCACAACCAGGAAGCAATCGTATGATATACATTCCCGAGGCGAGTTTTCTCAGGTCAATGTAGTTATTGAAAAACCGGGTATTGCTCACCAGTTTTCCATCCGCTGCATAGATCTGATAACTGGTGATCCAGTCATGCCGGCCGACCAGTCGTATATAATCTGTTGTGGGATTGGGAAAATATTGAAAAGTATTGTTGATGATATCACAGGCCGCATCCGCCACTTTTACCGAAGGTTGTAATACCCCCTGGGTTACCTGATAATTACCGCCGGAAATGGTGGTGATCGAAATCTCGCCAATGGAGTATTCAATTTGATAGTCTGTCGTAACCAGCGTGGCTCCGGTCGAATTAACAACGGACTGCCCCCTGGCGACCCCCATGGAGCAAATCAAACAAATTAAATAAAATCCTTTTTTATAAATTTTCATAAAATGGGTTTTGGTAAAAATAGCAAAAATGGGCATGGGCAGAGAGCAGAGGGGTTTAATTTTTCAGGGAATTAATCTGTCCTTTATGTCCTTTAAAATGGCCCTGATGCGATCAGCCACCATTGTCCAGAATATGGAACGATCATAGGCATTATAAACCCCTTTTTCCTTCCTGGCCTTGAGATAGATCCGTTTTGTTTGAAAATAAAGGTAATAGGGATTGATACGTCTGTAATGGACATGGGTGGTATTCTGGCTGTGGACCCGGTATTTGATCACCGGGCGGTCAATTTTTTCGATGGCATAACCATCCGCCAACAAGGATAACCAGAGGGGGTAATCCTCAACCGCATATTCGGGTAATTGCTGGCTGGTATCATACCCATATTGCCTCATGATTACCGTACGTATCATGACCGTGGAATGGGTAATGCAATTCTCCCATTTCATTACCCGGCGAATATCCTTTCCTGATACGATCTTTTCATCCATATCCCAGGGTTTTGCTGGCGCCCCTGATTCATCGATCGGCAGGGTTTTGCCAGCCACAAGGGCCGATTCGGGATGACGCTCCAGCCATTCCTTTTGCCAGGCCAACCGCTCGGGTAAGGATATGTCGTCTGCATGCATGATACAGAGGAGTGGGGCCTTCACCAAGGCGATTCCTGTATTCATGGCGGCAACCACGCCTTTATTCACCTCATGTTTTATATAAACGATTCGCGGGTCGGTGTAGGAAAGAATAATGGCCTCGCTCTCATCAGCCGAGCAATCATTCACAATAATGAATTCAAAATCGGTATGTGTCTGGCCAAGGATACTGTCAATGGCCTCCCGTAGAAATTTACCCGCGTTATAAACGGGCATGATCACCGATATGGATGGCGAATGGGCCATAGGTTAGCGGACGAATACATTTTTCATGAAGAATCCTTTCAACGTGTACCATTGGGATTTGATCAAATAACGACCTTTGGCCGGGGTGCCTGCCAGCAGAAATTTTAAACCGATAAGCCAGGACACCTTCCATTTAAAAACAAATTCCAGGCCTTTGGTAAAGAGGCCCCAACCACCCTTTTCTGCTCTTACCCTAATCTTTTCCTCGTTGCCGGTCTTCAGGTATAGTTTTCGAAAATTGTCCGGATGCAACCGCTCGGCATCAATGTTATGATAAACCACAGCAGCCGGAACATACCAGATATCCTGGCTGAATTGACGGACCCGAAAATTAATGGCCTTGTCATCGCTCCGGAATTGCAGGTCTGTATTGAATCCTCCGGCTTTTTCCAACGCAGCTTTGCGATAGCTCATATTACATCCTGCCGGATACTTCATTTGCCGGTCATACTTCCTAAGCTGATCTCCATGGTCCTGGCCCGCCACAAACCCATACAGGTAATGGCTCATCCAAACCGGTTCTTCTCCATCGGGATATTTGGGTAATACTTTTCCTCCAGCACCTACAGCCTCTGGGTGATGCTCAAAAAATTGGAGCAGGGAAGCGGCAAATTCCGGAGTCGCCTCCGCATCGTCATCGATATAGGTAATGATCCCCGAACCGGCTTCCCGGTAGCCACGGTTCCGGGCATGGGATAGACCCTTGTTTTCCTCATAAAAATACCGGATCACCGTATCAGGGTTTTGCGCAATTACTTCCTGCACGATTCGGGCAGTTTGGTCGGTACTCCGGTTATCGATCACCAAAACCTCATAAAAGGCTTTGTTCAATTCCTGTTTGATCAGGGACTCCAGGGCCGCACGGATAAACCTGTCGCGGTTATACGTACAGATCACGATCGATATGCTGGGATGAGTAACGGCCATGTAACGAAGGCTTGAAAATCATTGCAAAATAAAGCTATTGGGCTCAATATTCCCCCCGGGAATTTATTAAGTTTGAGCCCCGGATACACCCATCTATGGCTTCACCTGTCTACCTTCTTCTACAGATCAAACGCTACACAGAACAGGTGTTGATGTGGCCATTTGTGGCTTATGGAAGGCTCCGGGCCTCCCGGGAGCCATCAATTACGGCGTACGACCTGGTTTGCTTTTTTCCGGGCTATGCCCTCGGCGGAGCCGAAAAGGTACATGCCGATGTGGTGGATTGCTTTCCGGATAAACGTATTCTGATCTATTTCACCCGACGTTCGGCCAACGACAAAATGTTGCACCTTTTTCAACGCGAAGGGGTCACTATCCGTGATATCAGTGCCTGGACCGATAATAAATACAAATACTGGCAGAATTTTATCTGGAGGGGTATTTGTGCCGGCCTGATCGTCCGACAGAAAAACAAACCCGTTGTATTTTCCGGTCAATGCAATTTTGGCTATAAAGTCTTGCCGCATTTGCCAACCGGGGTCCGAAAGGTGGAACTGATCCATGTAGCAGAAAAAAAATTCTCCTGGATCACCTTTCCTTTTATTGGTTTGATCGATCAGCGGGTCATGATCTCAGACATCATCATTCAACGGGCTCTTCATTTCTATCGATCCATTGGCGTTCCAACTAAATATGATCAACGTATTCAAAAGATCATCAACCACACAGAGCTGCCACCCGATGTACCGGTGCGTACCTATACAGATCCATTAAAAGTGTATTATGCCGGGCGGGGTGGGTATCCAAAACGACTGTATCTCCTGATGGAGGTAGTTCGGAAGAGTAAACAATTGAACCTACCCATAGAATTTCATTTTGCCGGCAGCATC from Chitinophagales bacterium carries:
- a CDS encoding T9SS type A sorting domain-containing protein — translated: MKIYKKGFYLICLICSMGVARGQSVVNSTGATLVTTDYQIEYSIGEISITTISGGNYQVTQGVLQPSVKVADAACDIINNTFQYFPNPTTDYIRLVGRHDWITSYQIYAADGKLVSNTRFFNNYIDLRKLASGMYIIRLLPGCGGEYKTLKIIKKH
- a CDS encoding glycosyltransferase, whose product is MAHSPSISVIMPVYNAGKFLREAIDSILGQTHTDFEFIIVNDCSADESEAIILSYTDPRIVYIKHEVNKGVVAAMNTGIALVKAPLLCIMHADDISLPERLAWQKEWLERHPESALVAGKTLPIDESGAPAKPWDMDEKIVSGKDIRRVMKWENCITHSTVMIRTVIMRQYGYDTSQQLPEYAVEDYPLWLSLLADGYAIEKIDRPVIKYRVHSQNTTHVHYRRINPYYLYFQTKRIYLKARKEKGVYNAYDRSIFWTMVADRIRAILKDIKDRLIP
- a CDS encoding glycosyltransferase — its product is MAVTHPSISIVICTYNRDRFIRAALESLIKQELNKAFYEVLVIDNRSTDQTARIVQEVIAQNPDTVIRYFYEENKGLSHARNRGYREAGSGIITYIDDDAEATPEFAASLLQFFEHHPEAVGAGGKVLPKYPDGEEPVWMSHYLYGFVAGQDHGDQLRKYDRQMKYPAGCNMSYRKAALEKAGGFNTDLQFRSDDKAINFRVRQFSQDIWYVPAAVVYHNIDAERLHPDNFRKLYLKTGNEEKIRVRAEKGGWGLFTKGLEFVFKWKVSWLIGLKFLLAGTPAKGRYLIKSQWYTLKGFFMKNVFVR
- a CDS encoding glycosyltransferase family 4 protein, whose protein sequence is MASPVYLLLQIKRYTEQVLMWPFVAYGRLRASREPSITAYDLVCFFPGYALGGAEKVHADVVDCFPDKRILIYFTRRSANDKMLHLFQREGVTIRDISAWTDNKYKYWQNFIWRGICAGLIVRQKNKPVVFSGQCNFGYKVLPHLPTGVRKVELIHVAEKKFSWITFPFIGLIDQRVMISDIIIQRALHFYRSIGVPTKYDQRIQKIINHTELPPDVPVRTYTDPLKVYYAGRGGYPKRLYLLMEVVRKSKQLNLPIEFHFAGSIADEIPAELTKDIIYHGELQGGEAMRTLHQKMDILFMSSASEAFPMLIMEAMANGVVVISTSVGGIPEHIHTGNNGLLITAEDENAIVDELLYALQELSRDREQIKRLAEASRQYAFNYFGKKPFCEGYRKALFG